From Pseudodesulfovibrio sp. JC047, one genomic window encodes:
- a CDS encoding N-acetylmuramic acid 6-phosphate etherase, translated as MSEKKKESRILTERICPRSTGFDTWSSSDILTHVWQDQINGVAAVRTAIKALEQAALGAVERLQEPDSRLIYVGAGSSGVLAGLDGIELPCTFGWPKSRLAIYRADDADNVLTITTPGDDDKQSALRDFKKSMVTDKDVLVAVSASGETPYTCQFAKLAAQQGTQVIGIAHNPRCLLLHLATDPILLDTGPEVLAGSTRLKAGTAQKTALGMFSTLVMTRLGHVHDGLLIDVEPDNAKLRKRAARSVASIANVPEKTAQTALKQTDFHVKPAVLVAKGMTPKQAQEKLYQSGGNLREALIHIAEV; from the coding sequence ATGTCAGAGAAAAAGAAAGAATCACGCATTTTGACAGAGCGCATCTGCCCCCGTTCCACAGGTTTCGACACATGGTCTTCCAGCGACATTCTCACGCATGTCTGGCAAGACCAGATCAACGGCGTTGCAGCAGTTCGAACTGCCATCAAAGCCCTCGAACAGGCGGCGCTCGGTGCGGTCGAAAGGCTCCAAGAGCCTGACAGCCGACTCATCTATGTCGGAGCGGGGTCATCCGGTGTCCTCGCCGGGTTGGATGGCATTGAATTGCCATGCACCTTTGGTTGGCCCAAATCCCGTCTGGCCATCTATCGAGCTGACGACGCCGACAACGTTCTGACCATCACCACGCCCGGGGATGACGACAAACAATCGGCGCTTCGAGATTTCAAGAAAAGCATGGTGACCGACAAAGACGTGCTCGTCGCGGTTTCGGCCAGCGGGGAAACCCCATACACCTGTCAATTCGCGAAATTGGCCGCACAACAAGGAACTCAGGTCATTGGTATCGCGCATAACCCCAGATGTCTGCTGCTCCATCTCGCGACTGATCCCATCCTGCTCGACACTGGTCCCGAGGTCCTTGCCGGTTCAACCCGACTCAAGGCCGGGACCGCGCAAAAAACCGCCCTTGGCATGTTCTCGACACTGGTCATGACCCGTCTCGGCCATGTCCATGACGGTCTCTTGATTGATGTTGAACCGGACAATGCCAAGCTCCGCAAACGGGCGGCCCGCAGTGTCGCCTCCATAGCAAATGTCCCAGAAAAAACAGCGCAAACCGCCTTGAAACAAACAGATTTTCACGTCAAACCAGCCGTACTCGTTGCCAAGGGAATGACACCAAAACAGGCACAGGAAAAATTATACCAATCAGGAGGGAATCTGCGAGAAGCCCTGATTCACATTGCCGAAGTATAA
- a CDS encoding sugar ABC transporter permease, translated as MSASGGRFARFPYHIVLFLAPATIIYTVFMIYPLLDSIRLSLYTTDESGALFFTGWANYVALITDPAWSSAFWNALLNNFKFFCVHMLVQNPIGIMLAALLSLPKLTGRTTYRTLIFIPTMLSVVIIGFIWQLILSPLWGVSETLLSLIGLTDWFQPWLGQEGTALVTLSLISVWQFVGIPMMLIYAAMLNIPHDLVEGAIIDGANHWEIFWHIKLPLIMPTIAMVSILTFVANFNAFDLIYAVKGALAGPNFSTDIMGTLFYRTFFGFQLQLGNPTMGATVATMMFMVILIGVLLYIFILQRKLRRYAL; from the coding sequence ATGAGCGCATCTGGCGGTCGGTTCGCCCGTTTTCCATATCACATTGTCCTATTTCTGGCCCCGGCCACGATCATCTACACCGTGTTCATGATCTATCCCCTGCTCGATTCAATCCGATTAAGTCTGTACACAACCGATGAAAGCGGTGCGCTTTTCTTCACGGGGTGGGCCAATTATGTGGCACTCATCACGGACCCGGCCTGGTCCTCGGCGTTCTGGAACGCCCTCCTGAACAACTTCAAATTCTTTTGCGTCCACATGCTTGTCCAAAACCCCATTGGCATCATGCTGGCCGCCTTGCTCAGCCTACCGAAACTGACAGGACGAACCACCTACCGCACACTCATTTTCATCCCGACCATGCTCTCCGTGGTCATCATCGGTTTTATCTGGCAACTCATTCTCAGCCCGCTTTGGGGCGTGAGTGAGACATTGCTCAGCCTTATCGGACTCACAGACTGGTTCCAGCCCTGGCTCGGGCAGGAAGGCACGGCACTCGTCACCCTCTCCCTCATCTCTGTCTGGCAATTCGTGGGTATTCCCATGATGCTCATCTATGCGGCCATGTTGAATATTCCGCATGATCTGGTAGAAGGGGCCATCATTGACGGGGCCAACCACTGGGAGATTTTCTGGCACATCAAGCTCCCACTCATCATGCCCACCATCGCCATGGTTTCCATCCTGACCTTTGTAGCCAACTTCAACGCATTCGATCTCATTTACGCGGTCAAAGGGGCCTTGGCCGGACCCAATTTCTCAACCGACATCATGGGGACGCTGTTCTACCGAACCTTCTTCGGATTCCAACTCCAACTTGGAAACCCCACCATGGGGGCCACTGTCGCCACCATGATGTTCATGGTCATCCTCATCGGCGTTCTGCTCTATATTTTCATCCTGCAACGAAAACTGCGCCGGTACGCCCTGTAG
- a CDS encoding Gfo/Idh/MocA family oxidoreductase, translated as MQKRVRVLVVGLGNMGRSHAKAYHALDGFEIVGLCSRHASSLTDLPPELAAYPRYDSYEEALNAVQPDAVSINTYPDSHAEYACMAFEAGAHVFLEKPMAPTVEASQTVVDAAIKADRKLVVGYILRHHPSWTKFVELAQGLGRPLVMRMNLNQQSRGSEWSVHKHLMETMSPIVDCGVHYVDIMCLMCGAKPVKVHAMGARLSDEIAPDMYNYGQLQVTFDDGSVGWYEAGWGPMMSETAFFVKDVVGPDGCVSIVAAEQAGQGPGSADVEGHARAGILRLHHAQTDDNGEFVEDDTLIEMEDEPDHDELCFREQVFFLKAIQEDIDLTDHMRDAVNSLRIVLAADRSVRTGDVISL; from the coding sequence ATGCAGAAGCGAGTCAGGGTTCTGGTCGTTGGTTTGGGAAATATGGGGCGTTCGCACGCCAAGGCGTATCATGCCTTGGACGGATTCGAGATCGTGGGGCTGTGCAGTCGGCACGCCTCGTCTTTGACGGATCTTCCGCCGGAATTGGCCGCGTATCCCCGGTATGATTCATATGAAGAGGCTCTGAATGCCGTGCAACCGGACGCCGTGAGTATCAATACGTATCCTGATTCCCATGCCGAATATGCCTGTATGGCGTTTGAAGCTGGGGCGCATGTCTTTTTGGAAAAACCTATGGCCCCCACCGTGGAGGCTTCACAAACGGTGGTGGATGCGGCGATCAAGGCCGATCGGAAATTGGTTGTCGGGTACATCCTGCGACATCATCCGTCCTGGACAAAATTTGTGGAATTGGCGCAGGGATTGGGCAGGCCATTGGTGATGCGGATGAATTTGAATCAGCAATCCAGAGGCAGTGAATGGAGCGTTCACAAGCATCTCATGGAAACCATGTCGCCCATTGTGGATTGCGGGGTGCATTATGTGGATATCATGTGTCTGATGTGTGGGGCCAAACCCGTGAAGGTCCATGCCATGGGCGCACGATTGTCTGATGAAATCGCACCGGATATGTATAATTACGGGCAACTTCAGGTGACCTTCGACGATGGGTCCGTGGGGTGGTATGAAGCGGGGTGGGGTCCCATGATGAGTGAGACCGCCTTTTTCGTGAAAGACGTGGTTGGTCCCGACGGATGCGTGAGTATCGTAGCCGCTGAACAGGCTGGACAAGGGCCAGGTTCTGCGGATGTGGAAGGTCATGCCCGGGCTGGGATTTTGCGGTTGCACCATGCTCAGACAGATGACAATGGCGAATTTGTCGAGGATGATACGCTTATTGAAATGGAGGATGAACCCGATCACGATGAATTGTGTTTTCGGGAGCAGGTTTTTTTCCTCAAGGCGATTCAAGAGGATATCGATTTGACAGACCATATGCGGGATGCGGTGAACAGTCTGCGGATCGTGTTGGCCGCAGACCGATCCGTTCGCACGGGGGACGTTATTTCATTGTAG
- a CDS encoding SIS domain-containing protein: MRDVVEPTSTLMFRETHEAPAVVALQKARNDDVCAELAARYQKTRPRFVTTCARGSSDHAATYAKYLMEVHLGIPVLSMAPSVGSIYCHPMNLKGCLFIVISQSGKSPDLLACAQWARKNGAFILAVVNEEDSPAAQMADAVLPLLAGLEQSVAATKSYIASLSALLHFTAAMSGDMALGTAFNRLPEHLDAALALSWEEAVEPLADAETLFVVGRGLSYGVALEAALKLKETSSLHGEGISGAEIMHGPLALVRRRSRVLAFSQEDATRPGLLELAEVLRGKGAKLFMAEEGTPESGRLPVVPGMHPAAAPIAMIQSFYTMANQLALARGMNPDNPPSLKKVTETL, encoded by the coding sequence ATGCGTGATGTGGTGGAACCGACTTCGACATTGATGTTTCGTGAGACTCATGAGGCCCCGGCGGTCGTTGCCTTGCAGAAGGCCCGGAATGACGATGTCTGTGCTGAGTTGGCGGCTCGATATCAAAAGACGCGACCTCGTTTTGTGACGACTTGCGCGCGCGGCAGCTCAGATCATGCGGCCACGTATGCGAAATATCTCATGGAAGTTCATCTTGGAATTCCAGTCTTGTCCATGGCTCCTTCCGTGGGATCAATTTATTGTCATCCCATGAATTTGAAGGGGTGCCTGTTTATTGTGATTTCCCAATCCGGAAAAAGTCCCGACCTGCTGGCCTGTGCGCAGTGGGCGCGGAAGAACGGGGCGTTTATTCTCGCAGTGGTCAATGAAGAAGATTCTCCGGCCGCACAGATGGCGGATGCCGTGCTTCCCTTGTTGGCCGGACTGGAACAGAGTGTTGCCGCGACCAAATCTTATATCGCGTCATTGAGTGCGTTGTTGCATTTTACGGCAGCGATGTCTGGAGACATGGCTTTGGGAACGGCGTTCAATCGGTTGCCTGAGCATCTAGACGCGGCCCTTGCTCTTTCTTGGGAAGAGGCCGTTGAACCGTTGGCGGACGCCGAAACGCTGTTCGTGGTCGGGCGGGGCTTGAGTTATGGAGTGGCGTTGGAAGCGGCCTTGAAGCTCAAGGAAACATCGTCTTTGCATGGGGAAGGTATCAGTGGTGCCGAGATCATGCACGGTCCTTTGGCTCTGGTCCGCCGTCGGTCGCGGGTGTTGGCCTTCAGTCAGGAAGACGCGACCCGTCCGGGGTTGCTCGAATTGGCCGAGGTCCTGCGTGGAAAAGGGGCCAAGCTGTTCATGGCCGAAGAAGGGACACCCGAATCCGGACGGTTGCCCGTGGTCCCGGGGATGCACCCGGCAGCCGCGCCGATCGCCATGATTCAGTCCTTTTATACCATGGCCAATCAATTGGCATTGGCCCGGGGCATGAACCCGGATAATCCACCTTCGCTCAAGAAGGTGACGGAGACGCTGTGA
- a CDS encoding BadF/BadG/BcrA/BcrD ATPase family protein translates to MLNGKLFVGVDGGGTKCRARISDMDGTILGEGRGGPANTRLGLDVAFGSIVAATDIALASAGLELDRKKDLYAGLGLAGVSLQRERHLLALFGHPFKSMTIESDAYIACLGAHGGQNGGILILGTGSCGCAITDGVEQTVGGWGFEISDYGSGAFIGHQAVRRSLLAFEGVVPMGGLAIEVMDRLGNSPERAVPWAEKATPSLYGAFAPLVSHWAEDGDPMAVDIMRQAGYDTGLLLRALKGTGTERLVLAGGVAEAIRPWLSEEVKSWLVEPIGDALAGALLLAQMRCHGEECRGGLYA, encoded by the coding sequence ATGTTGAATGGCAAATTGTTTGTTGGAGTAGACGGCGGCGGGACCAAATGTCGGGCGCGTATTTCCGATATGGACGGGACCATTCTCGGCGAAGGGCGAGGTGGACCGGCCAACACGCGTCTGGGATTGGACGTCGCGTTCGGAAGTATTGTGGCGGCCACAGATATCGCCCTTGCCTCGGCTGGATTGGAGCTGGATCGGAAAAAGGATTTATATGCTGGACTTGGGCTGGCTGGGGTCTCGTTGCAACGAGAGCGGCACCTGTTGGCCTTGTTCGGCCATCCGTTCAAGTCCATGACCATCGAGTCTGATGCGTATATCGCCTGCCTTGGTGCGCACGGAGGGCAGAATGGGGGAATCCTGATCCTCGGGACAGGCAGTTGTGGGTGTGCCATTACTGACGGTGTGGAACAAACGGTCGGTGGGTGGGGCTTTGAAATTTCTGATTACGGCAGCGGGGCGTTTATCGGGCATCAGGCCGTGCGTCGTTCTTTGTTGGCCTTTGAAGGGGTGGTTCCCATGGGCGGCTTGGCTATAGAGGTCATGGACCGTTTGGGAAATTCTCCGGAAAGAGCGGTTCCGTGGGCGGAGAAAGCCACGCCGTCTCTGTATGGAGCGTTTGCTCCGTTGGTTTCCCATTGGGCCGAGGACGGCGATCCCATGGCCGTGGATATCATGCGACAGGCCGGATATGATACCGGATTGCTGCTCCGGGCGTTGAAAGGCACGGGAACCGAGCGGCTTGTCTTGGCCGGTGGTGTGGCGGAAGCCATCCGTCCATGGCTGTCCGAGGAGGTGAAATCGTGGCTTGTTGAGCCGATCGGGGATGCCTTGGCTGGTGCTTTGCTTTTGGCTCAAATGCGTTGTCACGGTGAGGAGTGTCGTGGAGGTCTTTATGCGTGA
- the hmcA gene encoding sulfate respiration complex hexadecaheme cytochrome HmcA — protein sequence MANGKRMLRFAAIMIALVGVLGFQMEAMGMFDSVEKATGRPDVIMIDTIAKLESLEQSAVVFQHDLHTDALKEQGMSCSSCHMKDEEGTMSLTFNRLEGEGLPELSVSQLKDTYHDGCLSCHVESGDKGFKTGPMVGECRSCHQAKPEVTAERVASGMDNTLHFLHWDSKVIPVDSGEQTNCGSCHAVYDETAGKSVYKKGEEDSWRFASAYPPEELADLTTREVFHAQCVTCHQTLIEEKAERSGPVDCASCHDAKTVEARTVENAKTIEAMGGVPRLPRKQPDAVLMMAKVSGPKPEKATGMDPVAFDHKLHESAVETCRSCHDKGVNAPMDTSFKAFHDVNSDTSCVGCHAKEQKKPECAGCHAARPVSKATSDATCQSCHNAPRPAPEATEAEVQTEAMTVLASRPTSQAMVAVKDIPETVTIGALSNEYEPSEMPHRKIVLSLLDGMKDNSLATTFHATPAAMCAGCHHNAPATVTPPTCGSCHAKPFATDGMPGLKAAYHAQCMSCHTEMKLDKPAATNCVACHEKKSN from the coding sequence ATGGCAAACGGTAAAAGGATGTTGCGATTTGCTGCGATCATGATTGCGCTGGTCGGCGTGCTGGGGTTTCAGATGGAAGCCATGGGCATGTTTGATTCGGTGGAGAAGGCCACGGGTAGGCCTGATGTGATTATGATCGACACCATCGCCAAACTGGAGTCACTTGAACAATCTGCGGTCGTGTTTCAGCACGATTTGCACACAGACGCCCTGAAAGAACAGGGTATGAGCTGTTCTTCCTGCCATATGAAGGACGAAGAGGGGACCATGTCCCTGACGTTCAACCGGCTGGAAGGCGAAGGACTGCCCGAATTGTCCGTATCGCAGCTCAAGGACACGTATCATGACGGCTGTCTTTCCTGTCACGTCGAGAGTGGTGACAAGGGATTCAAGACTGGTCCCATGGTGGGCGAGTGTCGAAGCTGTCATCAGGCAAAGCCGGAAGTCACTGCCGAGCGCGTCGCGTCCGGTATGGACAATACACTGCACTTTTTGCATTGGGATTCCAAGGTCATCCCGGTTGATTCGGGTGAGCAGACCAACTGTGGTTCCTGTCATGCCGTGTATGACGAGACCGCTGGAAAGTCCGTGTATAAGAAAGGAGAGGAAGACAGTTGGCGATTTGCCTCTGCGTATCCTCCCGAAGAGCTGGCGGACTTGACGACACGAGAAGTTTTTCATGCCCAATGTGTGACTTGTCACCAGACACTCATTGAAGAAAAGGCAGAACGCAGCGGGCCGGTTGATTGTGCCAGTTGTCATGATGCCAAGACTGTTGAAGCTCGTACTGTTGAAAATGCCAAGACCATCGAAGCCATGGGTGGAGTGCCGCGTTTGCCCCGCAAGCAGCCTGATGCCGTGCTCATGATGGCCAAGGTCTCCGGCCCGAAGCCTGAAAAGGCCACGGGAATGGACCCGGTTGCTTTCGATCACAAGCTTCATGAATCGGCGGTCGAGACCTGCCGGTCCTGTCATGACAAGGGTGTCAATGCGCCCATGGATACGAGCTTTAAGGCCTTTCATGATGTGAATTCGGATACGTCCTGTGTGGGATGTCATGCCAAGGAACAAAAGAAACCGGAATGCGCCGGATGCCATGCGGCCCGTCCCGTGTCCAAGGCGACGTCTGACGCAACCTGTCAGAGCTGTCACAATGCGCCTCGTCCTGCCCCGGAAGCCACTGAGGCCGAAGTGCAGACCGAAGCGATGACGGTTCTTGCCTCGCGTCCGACGAGTCAGGCCATGGTCGCCGTCAAGGATATCCCGGAAACCGTGACTATCGGCGCCCTGTCCAATGAGTACGAGCCGAGTGAAATGCCGCATCGCAAGATCGTGTTGTCGCTTCTTGATGGCATGAAGGACAATTCGCTGGCGACGACATTCCATGCCACGCCTGCGGCCATGTGCGCCGGATGCCATCATAATGCCCCGGCTACCGTGACACCACCCACGTGTGGAAGTTGTCATGCCAAGCCGTTTGCAACAGACGGTATGCCCGGCTTGAAGGCTGCGTATCATGCCCAGTGCATGAGCTGCCATACGGAAATGAAGCTCGATAAGCCCGCTGCCACGAATTGTGTCGCGTGCCACGAGAAAAAATCCAACTAA
- the nagA gene encoding N-acetylglucosamine-6-phosphate deacetylase: protein MRTYLTNCRVFTGETLYDGLSVEIEDGRVVGLIAECGMAGGVEVVDLGGNLLAPGFIDVQVNGGGGVLFNECHETHDLKIILEAHRRYGTTSLIPTLISDRWDVMVSAAGVIRQGLRLGVPGLLGVHFEGPYINPERKGIHQEAFIRPVDDGAFELFSAGDLGVVMTTVAPELVPPDFIRSLSDAGVRVCLGHTAATYDQVRAGIAAGAIGVTHLFNAMSPLTSREPGVVGAALDDAETWVGVIADGHHIHFASLRIACAVKEQGKVMLVTDAMPSVGASEKNFTLQGHPILAEDGRCQSVGGTLAGSDLNMADAVRNAVEKLHFSEEEALRMASLYPATFLGVDDRLGRIAVGYQADFVVMDAEFHVLDTWIAGDNSF, encoded by the coding sequence ATGCGGACATATTTGACAAATTGTCGGGTTTTCACCGGCGAGACATTGTATGATGGCTTGAGTGTGGAGATCGAGGATGGCCGTGTCGTGGGCTTGATTGCCGAGTGCGGGATGGCTGGTGGTGTGGAGGTCGTGGACCTTGGCGGAAACCTGCTTGCTCCCGGCTTTATTGATGTGCAGGTCAATGGCGGTGGCGGGGTCTTGTTCAATGAGTGCCATGAGACGCATGATTTGAAAATCATTCTGGAAGCCCATCGGCGATACGGCACCACAAGTCTCATTCCCACCCTGATTTCCGATCGGTGGGATGTCATGGTTTCGGCTGCGGGCGTGATTCGGCAGGGACTCCGGCTCGGTGTGCCGGGGTTGCTCGGTGTACATTTCGAGGGACCGTATATCAATCCCGAACGCAAGGGGATTCATCAGGAAGCGTTTATTCGGCCAGTGGATGACGGGGCGTTCGAGTTATTCTCTGCCGGTGATTTGGGGGTGGTGATGACCACAGTGGCTCCGGAATTGGTCCCGCCTGATTTCATTCGATCCCTATCTGACGCCGGGGTTCGAGTGTGTCTCGGACATACAGCCGCGACATATGACCAGGTCCGGGCCGGTATTGCCGCCGGGGCCATTGGGGTCACTCATCTGTTCAACGCCATGTCTCCGTTGACCAGCCGGGAGCCTGGGGTGGTTGGTGCCGCATTGGACGATGCTGAAACCTGGGTCGGGGTTATCGCTGATGGACATCATATTCATTTTGCTTCGTTGCGAATTGCGTGTGCCGTCAAAGAACAGGGCAAGGTCATGCTGGTGACAGACGCCATGCCGAGTGTCGGGGCGAGCGAAAAGAATTTCACGTTGCAGGGACACCCTATTCTGGCCGAGGACGGGCGGTGCCAATCCGTCGGAGGGACTCTTGCCGGGTCTGATCTGAACATGGCGGATGCGGTTCGCAATGCCGTTGAAAAACTGCATTTTTCAGAGGAGGAGGCATTGCGAATGGCCTCTCTGTATCCGGCGACATTTCTTGGAGTGGATGATCGGCTTGGCCGTATCGCTGTTGGGTATCAAGCGGACTTTGTGGTGATGGATGCCGAATTTCATGTGCTTGATACATGGATTGCCGGCGACAATTCTTTTTGA
- a CDS encoding carbohydrate ABC transporter permease: protein MQSPKKAVSTFGIHLVLLTYTLIALWPIFLTIINSFKSRKAIFRSPMSLPGVETFSLKGFIKVLVRSDFEIYFMNSIIVTVATLVLVLLLGAMAAWALSEYEFKGNKWLGLYLAIGIMIPIRLGSVSLLQLIVDMHLANTLTALVLVYIAQSIPLAIFILSEFMQQIPKDLKEAARCDGVSECTIFFKVILPLTRPAIATVGVFTLVPVWNDLWFPLILAPSEKTQTITLGVQQFIGQYVTDWNAVLASLTLAIVPILIIYIVLSRHLIRGITAGAVK, encoded by the coding sequence ATGCAATCCCCCAAAAAAGCCGTCAGCACATTCGGCATTCATCTGGTCCTGCTCACCTATACCCTGATCGCACTCTGGCCCATTTTTCTGACGATTATCAACTCGTTCAAATCGCGCAAGGCCATCTTTCGAAGCCCCATGAGCCTGCCGGGCGTCGAGACCTTCAGTCTCAAGGGATTCATCAAGGTGCTGGTTCGTTCCGACTTTGAAATATATTTCATGAATTCCATCATTGTCACGGTCGCAACGCTCGTGCTGGTGCTCCTGCTCGGGGCCATGGCCGCCTGGGCCTTGTCCGAATATGAATTCAAAGGCAACAAGTGGCTCGGTCTCTATCTGGCCATCGGGATCATGATTCCCATTCGGCTGGGATCGGTCAGTCTGCTCCAGCTCATCGTGGACATGCATCTGGCGAATACCCTGACCGCCTTGGTCCTGGTATACATCGCCCAGAGCATCCCGCTCGCCATCTTTATTCTTTCGGAATTCATGCAACAGATTCCCAAGGACTTGAAAGAGGCCGCACGTTGCGATGGGGTCAGTGAATGCACCATTTTCTTCAAGGTCATTCTGCCGCTCACCCGGCCCGCCATCGCCACAGTCGGTGTCTTCACCCTGGTTCCGGTGTGGAATGACCTGTGGTTTCCCCTGATTCTTGCACCGAGCGAAAAGACCCAGACCATCACCCTCGGTGTCCAGCAATTCATCGGTCAATACGTCACGGACTGGAACGCGGTACTCGCGTCATTGACATTGGCCATCGTCCCGATCCTGATAATCTACATCGTGCTGTCCAGGCATCTGATCCGCGGCATTACCGCCGGTGCCGTCAAATAA
- a CDS encoding ABC transporter substrate-binding protein, which yields MLKKWTGLALAALLGLSMIATSAFAATSLKIESWRNDDSDIWVDVIIPAFNKKHPDIKISFAPMPPAEYNAGLNAKLAGGTAGDLITCRPFDASLELFNKGYIVALDDLAGMKEFSDVAKSAWQTDDGSATFAVPMASVIHGFIYNKEIFEELGLSVPTTEAEFFTVLEKIKADGSYIPLSFGTADQWEAATMGFQNIGPNYWEGEKGRKALIAGTAKLTDAPYVNTWKQLAKWAPYMGKGYKAQKYPDSQNLFTLGRAVIYPAGSWDITTFNTQADFKFGAFPPPLPEGSTKGYISDHTDIALGLNAASPNKEAARLFLEWLSTPEFATLYANSLPGFFPLSNHAVSLKDPVAQEFVNWRKTHESTIRNSYQILSRGTPNLENQLWNVSSQVLNGTMTPEEAAKETQAGLKKWYKPQQH from the coding sequence ATGTTGAAAAAATGGACAGGACTCGCGCTGGCTGCGCTGCTGGGACTCAGCATGATCGCCACCAGCGCATTTGCCGCGACCTCACTGAAAATCGAAAGCTGGCGCAATGACGACAGTGACATATGGGTTGATGTCATCATCCCGGCCTTCAACAAAAAGCACCCGGATATCAAGATTTCTTTCGCTCCCATGCCTCCGGCTGAATACAATGCGGGTCTCAATGCCAAACTGGCTGGCGGCACCGCCGGCGACCTGATTACCTGTCGTCCTTTCGATGCCTCCCTCGAATTGTTCAACAAAGGGTACATTGTTGCCCTCGATGATCTCGCCGGAATGAAAGAATTTTCCGACGTGGCCAAATCCGCCTGGCAAACCGATGACGGTTCAGCCACATTTGCGGTCCCCATGGCCTCTGTCATTCACGGTTTCATCTATAATAAAGAAATCTTCGAAGAACTGGGGCTGTCTGTCCCCACAACCGAAGCAGAATTTTTCACTGTCCTTGAAAAGATCAAGGCTGATGGCAGCTATATTCCTCTCTCATTCGGCACAGCCGATCAATGGGAAGCGGCCACCATGGGATTCCAGAATATCGGTCCCAACTACTGGGAAGGCGAGAAAGGTCGCAAGGCCCTGATTGCCGGAACCGCGAAACTCACCGACGCGCCCTATGTCAATACCTGGAAACAGCTCGCCAAATGGGCACCGTACATGGGGAAAGGATACAAGGCACAAAAATATCCTGACAGCCAGAACCTGTTCACATTAGGTCGAGCCGTCATTTATCCAGCCGGTTCCTGGGATATAACCACCTTTAACACACAGGCCGATTTCAAATTCGGCGCATTTCCCCCGCCGCTGCCGGAAGGCTCGACCAAAGGCTATATCTCGGACCATACCGACATCGCACTCGGTTTGAATGCGGCCTCCCCGAACAAGGAAGCGGCCAGGCTGTTCCTTGAATGGCTCTCCACCCCGGAATTCGCGACACTATACGCCAACTCCCTGCCCGGGTTCTTCCCCCTGTCAAACCACGCAGTGTCCCTGAAAGACCCTGTTGCCCAAGAATTCGTAAACTGGCGCAAGACCCACGAATCCACCATTCGCAATTCCTACCAGATCCTCTCTCGTGGCACCCCAAATCTTGAAAATCAACTCTGGAATGTCAGTTCCCAGGTCCTCAACGGAACCATGACACCAGAAGAGGCTGCCAAAGAGACGCAGGCCGGTCTCAAAAAATGGTACAAACCTCAACAACACTAG